In Quercus robur chromosome 10, dhQueRobu3.1, whole genome shotgun sequence, a genomic segment contains:
- the LOC126704050 gene encoding uncharacterized protein LOC126704050, with protein MFKSAQTQLTVQPRQQPNGEVWQPPPSEAYKLNFDAALFSDLGRIGIGAVIRNEKGEVMAAMTACGSAIYTSEEAELLACRRALEFAVDAGFYKLIIEGDNSNVTHVISSSAENNSLFGNIVDDIRHLIRGLHWSAVCCIRRGENRVAHALAQHARFSLDEDLYWMEDSPPPAMDALYHDILSI; from the coding sequence ATGTTTAAAAGTGCTCAAACCCAGCTAACTGTTCAGCCAAGGCAGCAACCGAATGGAGAGGTATGGCAACCACCACCATCAGAAGCGTACAAACTCAACTTTGATGCAGCATTATTTTCAGACTTAGGCAGAATAGGAATTGGAGCAGTTATTCGAAATGAAAAGGGAGAGGTAATGGCTGCTATGACTGCTTGTGGATCGGCTATATATACCAGTGAAGAAGCAGAGTTACTCGCTTGCCGGAGAGCCTTAGAATTTGCTGTGGATGCAGGTTTTTATAAGTTGATCATTGAAGGTGATAACAGTAATGTTACTCACGTTATTTCTTCTTCTGCAGAAAATAATTCGCTTTTTGGTAACATTGTGGATGATATTCGCCATTTGATAAGGGGATTGCATTGGTCTGCTGTTTGTTGTATTAGGAGGGGTGAGAATAGGGTAGCACATGCCTTGGCTCAACATGCTAGATTTTCACTGGATGAGGATTTGTACTGGATGGAGGATTCTCCCCCACCCGCCATGGATGCTTTGTATCATGATATATTATCCATTTAA
- the LOC126702330 gene encoding probable calcium-binding protein CML27 translates to MATNSAPLNSSSTQNKSSPSPSSLSIQSKEEVEKVFNRFDTNGDGKISVTELGAVFSSLGSSFSDEDELRRIMDELDSDQDGFISLTEFAAFCSSSSAEDGGLSELRDAFKLYDQDQNGLISASELHLVLNRLGMNCSVEDCHRMIRSVDSDGDGNVNFEEFQKMMTTANANNSNASPL, encoded by the coding sequence ATGGCAACCAATTCAGCCCCATTGAACTCTTCATCAACCCAAAACAaatcatcaccatcaccatcatccCTCTCTATCCAGAGCAAGGAAGAAGTCGAGAAAGTCTTCAACCGCTTCGACACCAACGGCGACGGCAAGATCTCCGTAACGGAGCTCGGCGCCGTCTTCAGCTCCCTCGGCTCCTCCTTCTCCGACGAAGACGAGCTCCGCCGCATCATGGACGAGCTCGACTCCGACCAGGACGGCTTCATTTCCCTGACCGAGTTCGCCGCCTTCTGCAGCTCCAGCTCCGCAGAAGACGGCGGACTCTCCGAGCTCCGCGACGCGTTCAAGCTCTACGATCAGGACCAGAACGGCCTCATCTCCGCCTCCGAGCTCCACCTCGTCCTCAACCGTTTGGGCATGAATTGCTCCGTCGAAGATTGCCACCGGATGATCCGATCCGTCGATTCTGATGGCGATGGAAATGTCAACTTCGAGGAGTTCCAGAAGATGATGACCACCGCCAACGCCAATAACAGCAACGCCTCGCCGCTCTag